The following coding sequences lie in one Hypanus sabinus isolate sHypSab1 unplaced genomic scaffold, sHypSab1.hap1 scaffold_885, whole genome shotgun sequence genomic window:
- the LOC132390403 gene encoding ephrin-A1-like, producing the protein LARLLEEDFRLEVKLNDYLDILCPHYEGPRVPQSLEEYTLYLVEEEDFQHCRLGSSAQVRWECRRPRAPHGPEKFSEKFQRYTSFSLGKEFQEGRHYYYISKPVHRRREPCLRLRVLIGSSKAREKPVEVYTPKTELPADQPPDEMPDIQRSTGESAALRGSLPLALLLLLLPPALLL; encoded by the exons CTCGCCAGGCTGCTGGAAGAGGACTTCAGGCTGGAGGTGAAGTTGAACGACTACCTGGACATCCTGTGCCCACACTACGAGGGTCCTCGGGTGCCCCAGAGCCTGGAGGAGTACACCCTGTACCTGGTGGAGGAAGAGGACTTCCAGCACTGCCGGCTGGGGTCCAGCGCCCAGGTCCGCTGGGAGTGCCGGAGACCCCGTGCCCCGCACGGTCCGGAGAAGTTCTCGGAGAAGTTCCAGCGCTACACGTCATTCAGTCTGGGCAAAGAGTTCCAGGAGGGCCGACACTACTATTATATCT CAAAACCTGTTCACCGGCGCAGGGAGCCCTGCCTCAGACTCCGAGTCCTCATTGGCAGCAGTAAAG CACGAGAAAAGCCCGTTGAAGTTTACACACCTAAAACTGAGCTGCCAGCAG ACCAGCCTCCAGACGAGATGCCAGACATTCAGAGAAGTACGGGGGAGTCGGCTGCCCTGCGGGGCTCTCTGCCACTCGCACTCCTGCTGCTACTGCTGCCCCCGGCCCTGCTATTGTAG